The Geotoga petraea region CTGTTTTTTATTTCTAATATCCTATGGATTGGCATTGCTAATAAGGTTTCAAACGGACTTTGAAGAAATGAGTAAGTATGTTTATCCAGCCTTATTAGTCCCGGTTATTAATGTTGTGATTTTTTATTTCAATAATATTTATAAGTCAATTTGGAGGTTTGCGACTTTAAAAGATTTGTCTCCTATACTTTATTCGTCAATTATCGGTTTTATGATGAATATTTTTATATTTGTTTTTATTCAGAGATATATTTTTGATTTTGTCATATTGCCTTTTAGTGTTGCAGCGATAACTTCCTTAATGGGAGCATTTTTGATAATTTTAAGTAGGGTTATATGGTTTTCAAGAGCCAACACTACCAGCAACATAAAAATTAACAACAAAAAAAATATATTGATAATTGGCGCAGGAGATGCTGGAACAGAACTTTTGGGAGAATATTTAAGGAATCCTAATCAAGGACAAGTTTTAGGCTTTTTAGATGATGATTCATCTAAAATTGGCAGAAATATAAGGGGTGTAAAAGTTTTAGGCAGTATAGACAAAGTGAAGCATTATTCTGATAAATATAATGTAGACGAGATTATTATAGCCCTACCTTCTGCAAGTTCTGAACAAATGAAAAGTATTATGGAAAAATTAAAAAATTTAAATTTGAAAGTAAAAACATTACCGCCAATTATAGAAATAATAAACAATAAATTATCTTTAGGTGCTTTAAGAAAAGTTAATATCTCTGATTTATTAGGTAGAAAAGAGGTTGAAGTAAATACAGAAGAAATTAGAGAATATATTTTTAATAAGAATATAATGGTTACAGGGGCCGGTGGAAGCATAGGTTCAGAAATTTGCAGGCAAGTCGCTTCTGTAAAGCCTAAAAAAATATATCTTCTTGGAAGAGGAGAAAATAGCATCTTTAAAATCAGCAAAGATCTAAAAATGAATTACCCTGACATCGAAACTGTTAATATTATTTGTGATGTAACAAATAAAAAAAGAATAGATTATATTTTTAAAACTCTGAAAATTGATGTAGTTTTTCACACTGCTGCTCATAAACACGTCCCATTAATGGAGGAAAATCCGACTGAAGCTTTTAGAGTTAACTCATTAGGTACCTACAATGTTGCTAAGG contains the following coding sequences:
- a CDS encoding polysaccharide biosynthesis protein produces the protein MNQKNKRVAYLILIDCFLFLISYGLALLIRFQTDFEEMSKYVYPALLVPVINVVIFYFNNIYKSIWRFATLKDLSPILYSSIIGFMMNIFIFVFIQRYIFDFVILPFSVAAITSLMGAFLIILSRVIWFSRANTTSNIKINNKKNILIIGAGDAGTELLGEYLRNPNQGQVLGFLDDDSSKIGRNIRGVKVLGSIDKVKHYSDKYNVDEIIIALPSASSEQMKSIMEKLKNLNLKVKTLPPIIEIINNKLSLGALRKVNISDLLGRKEVEVNTEEIREYIFNKNIMVTGAGGSIGSEICRQVASVKPKKIYLLGRGENSIFKISKDLKMNYPDIETVNIICDVTNKKRIDYIFKTLKIDVVFHTAAHKHVPLMEENPTEAFRVNSLGTYNVAKASGENNVERFIYISTDKAINPTSIMGSSKRLGEIIVQTISSSYNTKYGMVRFGNVLGSRGSVVPIFKEQIRNGGPVTVTHPEMKRYFMTIPEAVSLVLQCGKYSNKGEIFVLDMGEPVKIVDLAKELIRLSGLIPDQDIKIEFTGIRKGEKLYEELMHEKEEKLKTPNDRIIILKNKKILDNKSLETLLELLYQGTEFNNLELLKAIIKKHIPEAKVIL